AATTACTATATTTTAAAAGAGCACATTTTCAAAGAATTTTTTCTTTTGGATTCAATTCCTAATTAATCAATGAACTTAATACTAGGTCTCGAAAAGAATTATGCTTCCTCTTTCTGTCTGAGTTCAAAGAGGTCTTCTACTTTCAGATTAAAAACTTGAGCAATTTTAAGAGCCATTTCCAGCGAAGGGTTGTAACGATTATTTTCCAAGTGCAGAATTGTCTCGCGTCGCATGCCGATGAGGTCGGCTAACTCCTGCTGGGTCATGCCTGTGGACTCACGAACAGATTTGAGATTAGTAATAATCTTGCTTTCTTTGGCCATGCTTATCCTCTCCGTTCCAAGATAAAATAGACAACCGCAAAGATGCAAATCAAGACAGCTATGCTAAAAAATATCTGTCCCATGTAAAGAGTGAGAGACCCCATATACCCAATGATAACTGCTAGGATCATCAGTGCACCTAGTATAAAAACAAACATCAAGCTAGCTGCCTTTGCTAAATTAGCATAAAAGCGTTCGTCC
The Streptococcus toyakuensis genome window above contains:
- a CDS encoding helix-turn-helix transcriptional regulator, whose amino-acid sequence is MAKESKIITNLKSVRESTGMTQQELADLIGMRRETILHLENNRYNPSLEMALKIAQVFNLKVEDLFELRQKEEA